TTGCGTCGATTTTGTGGCTTGCTTCCAAACCTTAGCGGAACTGAACTATCGTGGTGCGTTCTTAATTGAAATGTGGACAGAAAAAGCCGAAGAGCCAATCGCTGAAATTATCAACGCTCGCCGTTGGATCGAACAAAAAATGCAAGAAGGGGGTTTCCAATGTTAAAAGAACTAAGAGAACGGGTGTTAAAAGCGAACTTAGAATTACCAAAATACGGTTTAGTTACTTTCACTTGGGGAAATGTGAGTGAAATTGATCGTGAAACAGGCTTGGTGGCAATCAAACCATCGGGAGTAGAATACGATGTGATGACCGTGGATGACATCGTGATTGTCGATCTCCAAGGTAATCGTGTTTGGGGCGATAAAAAACCGTCTTCCGACACCCCAACCCATTTAGAACTCTACCGTCAATTCCCTGACATTGGTGGCGTGGTACATACCCACTCTCGTCATGCCGTAGGCTGGGCACAAGCAGGCGAAGACATTCTCGCACTAGGCACCACCCACGGTGACTACTTCTACGGCTCCGTACCTTGTACCCGTAAAATGACCCCTGCGGAAATTGCGGGCGAATACGAATTAGAAACGGGTAAAGTGATTGTTGAGACGTTCCAAAAACGTGGTATCGATCCAAATATGGTGCCAGGTGTGTTGGTACATTCTCACGGTCCATTCACATGGGGCAAAGATGGACACAATGCCGTACACAATTCCGTAGTACTAGAAGAAGTCGCCTATATGAATTTCTGTAGCAAGCTCA
The nucleotide sequence above comes from Pasteurellaceae bacterium Orientalotternb1. Encoded proteins:
- a CDS encoding L-ribulose-5-phosphate 4-epimerase; the protein is MLKELRERVLKANLELPKYGLVTFTWGNVSEIDRETGLVAIKPSGVEYDVMTVDDIVIVDLQGNRVWGDKKPSSDTPTHLELYRQFPDIGGVVHTHSRHAVGWAQAGEDILALGTTHGDYFYGSVPCTRKMTPAEIAGEYELETGKVIVETFQKRGIDPNMVPGVLVHSHGPFTWGKDGHNAVHNSVVLEEVAYMNFCSKLIRPNVQAMQQELLDKHYLRKHGKNAYYGQ